A window of the Pedobacter frigiditerrae genome harbors these coding sequences:
- a CDS encoding caspase family protein — MYKVFKYLSFIIALICSTTVNAQNVLYQANFSNESKSKDWPYYDSPEINTKVEDGSFKFTYKKSVAHAAKFVSYYPNKNSSFSIETTVEHLKGVDNFGYGIVFGAKDVNNLYFFGISGNGNFTLYSFSNGKYTNILNWQPSNFIYRSQGFKNKLKVEKRSDKIYLFINNQPVANLVAPIFFGDNCGIMVQMNQTIGFNSFTITSNDSNTTALTPADDNIGKVAYSTTFDQDDENDWVIAAKDSVRMAMENSHLKIFNSSKNINISTVTVAATWVDMNRDFLLETSTVYYSGKGETGFGVVFGLDTKQSYQFFIANAGYFGFGYSSANGYRDLVPWKETTAVNKGINSKNKLTILRKEGKILFYINDILVYTHGDIGFSGYQFGLIAGGNQTVGYDYITFKYLDNKISVNPNKQIAQVDNKVPEIKILSPEVTRGLKVVSANDGIKVTGIANDASLISTVTINGIAAVLGTDGTFSADVPLKTGDNSLTVVATDEFRNQGNYTFLVEKPQVPKIVETSTANVLGKYYALIIGVENYADDKIVDLQYPVSDATKLANTLKTVYNFEEQNTNLLKNPTRLQVFAALEDLITKVKPEDNVLIFYAGHGLWMDSRQEGFWFPSDAQNGSRPTYVSNADLKEYISSIKSKHTLLITDACFAGSIFKTRSVLANAPKAISVLYDLPSRKAMTSGALKEVPDKSIFVEYLLKRLNQNTEKYLSAEDLFSKLKIAVMNNSDTDQTPMYGEIKSAGDEGGDFIFIKR; from the coding sequence ATGTATAAAGTTTTTAAATATCTATCATTTATAATCGCATTGATATGTTCTACTACTGTAAATGCACAAAACGTTCTATACCAAGCTAATTTCTCAAACGAAAGTAAAAGTAAGGATTGGCCATATTATGATTCTCCAGAAATAAACACAAAGGTTGAAGATGGTAGTTTCAAATTCACTTACAAAAAGTCAGTTGCTCATGCGGCCAAGTTTGTGTCTTATTACCCAAACAAAAACAGTAGTTTTAGTATAGAAACAACTGTAGAACATTTAAAAGGAGTTGATAATTTTGGTTATGGCATTGTGTTTGGAGCGAAAGATGTAAATAATCTATACTTTTTTGGTATTTCTGGAAATGGGAATTTCACACTTTATTCTTTTTCAAATGGGAAGTATACAAATATTCTAAATTGGCAACCCAGCAATTTTATATATAGATCACAAGGCTTTAAGAATAAATTAAAGGTTGAAAAAAGAAGTGATAAAATCTATCTCTTTATCAATAATCAACCAGTAGCTAATTTAGTAGCCCCAATCTTTTTTGGAGATAACTGTGGCATCATGGTTCAAATGAATCAGACTATCGGCTTTAATAGCTTTACGATAACCTCAAATGATTCCAATACCACAGCTTTGACTCCTGCAGACGATAACATTGGCAAAGTTGCCTACAGCACAACCTTTGACCAAGATGACGAAAATGATTGGGTTATTGCGGCAAAGGACTCAGTGAGAATGGCAATGGAGAATAGCCATTTAAAAATATTTAATTCATCTAAAAACATCAACATAAGTACTGTAACCGTTGCTGCAACATGGGTTGATATGAATAGAGACTTTTTATTAGAAACCTCAACCGTTTATTATAGCGGAAAGGGAGAAACTGGATTTGGTGTTGTTTTCGGTTTAGATACCAAACAATCTTACCAGTTTTTCATTGCAAATGCTGGGTACTTCGGCTTTGGGTATTCATCAGCCAATGGGTATAGAGATTTGGTTCCGTGGAAAGAAACAACTGCTGTAAATAAAGGAATCAATTCAAAAAACAAACTGACCATCCTTAGAAAGGAAGGAAAGATTTTATTTTACATTAATGACATATTAGTTTATACCCATGGAGATATAGGATTTTCTGGCTATCAATTTGGTTTAATAGCAGGTGGAAATCAAACTGTCGGTTATGATTATATAACTTTTAAATATTTAGATAATAAAATCTCTGTAAATCCTAACAAACAAATTGCACAGGTTGATAATAAAGTGCCAGAAATAAAAATTTTGTCTCCAGAAGTGACCAGAGGACTGAAAGTAGTTTCTGCAAATGACGGGATCAAAGTTACAGGCATTGCAAACGATGCTTCTCTCATATCTACTGTAACAATAAATGGTATTGCTGCAGTTTTAGGTACCGATGGGACTTTCTCAGCAGATGTACCCCTAAAAACCGGCGACAATTCGCTAACTGTTGTTGCAACAGATGAATTTAGAAACCAAGGCAACTATACATTTTTGGTCGAAAAACCTCAAGTTCCAAAGATTGTAGAAACATCAACTGCTAATGTATTAGGAAAATATTATGCATTAATTATTGGTGTAGAAAATTATGCCGATGATAAAATTGTAGACTTACAATACCCAGTAAGTGATGCAACAAAGCTTGCCAACACCCTTAAAACAGTTTATAATTTCGAGGAACAAAACACTAACCTGCTTAAAAACCCGACAAGGCTACAGGTATTTGCCGCGTTAGAAGATTTAATAACAAAGGTAAAACCGGAGGATAATGTATTGATATTTTATGCAGGTCACGGATTATGGATGGATTCTAGACAAGAAGGATTTTGGTTTCCTTCAGATGCTCAAAATGGTTCTAGACCAACTTACGTTTCTAATGCAGATTTAAAAGAATATATAAGTAGCATAAAATCTAAACACACACTTTTAATTACCGATGCTTGCTTTGCCGGCAGCATATTTAAAACAAGGTCTGTACTTGCCAATGCTCCAAAAGCAATTAGTGTTTTGTACGATTTGCCAAGCCGCAAAGCAATGACCAGTGGGGCCTTAAAAGAAGTGCCTGACAAAAGTATTTTCGTTGAATACCTGCTTAAAAGATTAAATCAAAATACCGAAAAATACTTATCTGCTGAAGATTTATTTTCTAAATTAAAAATAGCAGTAATGAACAATAGCGATACAGATCAGACACCAATGTACGGTGAGATAAAGAGCGCTGGAGATGAGGGTGGTGATTTCATCTTCATAAAAAGATAG